From the genome of Deinococcus aerius, one region includes:
- a CDS encoding PIG-L deacetylase family protein, with protein sequence MTSPQPTLLAVFAHPDDEAFGVGGTLTHYARKGVRVLLACATRGEAGKITVPGMTVDDLGQQREAELRAACRALEISEPIFLDYHDSGRFERTRYDDPLALMNVNPLDVEVKLCALIADVQPQVMITFDPHGAYGHIDHLQIHRATVAAFFSMGHLPGGGPQRLYYTALTHEAAEGISRMGQNLDPLVYGVSEGTVAVRMNVTAYAENKKAALKAHGTQTGEQSLLGRMTPEEREAMETRLLGTENFSIGGTRTALERYPLRGLFDGVPGFGDLD encoded by the coding sequence ATGACCTCACCGCAACCCACCCTCCTGGCCGTGTTCGCCCACCCCGACGACGAGGCGTTCGGCGTCGGCGGCACCCTGACGCACTACGCGCGCAAGGGCGTACGGGTGCTGCTGGCCTGCGCCACCCGCGGCGAGGCGGGCAAGATCACCGTGCCGGGCATGACGGTGGACGACCTGGGGCAGCAGCGCGAGGCCGAACTGCGGGCCGCCTGCCGCGCCCTGGAGATTTCCGAGCCCATCTTTCTGGACTACCACGACTCCGGCCGCTTCGAGCGCACGCGCTATGACGATCCCCTCGCGCTGATGAACGTGAACCCACTCGACGTGGAGGTCAAACTGTGTGCCTTGATCGCGGACGTGCAGCCGCAGGTGATGATCACCTTCGACCCGCACGGCGCCTACGGGCACATCGACCACCTCCAGATCCACCGGGCGACGGTGGCGGCGTTTTTCAGCATGGGGCACCTGCCGGGCGGTGGCCCTCAACGGCTGTACTACACCGCCCTGACACACGAGGCCGCCGAGGGCATCTCCCGGATGGGTCAGAACCTCGACCCGCTGGTGTACGGGGTGAGCGAGGGGACGGTGGCGGTCCGCATGAACGTCACCGCCTACGCGGAAAACAAGAAGGCGGCCTTGAAGGCCCACGGCACCCAGACGGGCGAACAGAGCCTGCTGGGCCGCATGACCCCCGAGGAGCGCGAGGCCATGGAGACCCGGCTGCTGGGCACGGAAAACTTCAGCATCGGCGGTACGCGCACGGCCCTGGAACGGTATCCCCTGCGCGGCCTCTTCGACGGGGTGCCGGGGTTCGGGGACCTGGACTGA